Proteins encoded by one window of Gemmatimonas aurantiaca:
- a CDS encoding DUF485 domain-containing protein: MPSPDLSEATRRIAAQRRRVALLLTTAMVVVYFGFILLVAFDPALLGRLLTDGLSLGILLGALVIVTAWLLTWVYVSWANRVYDPALHALREQHREQDRTQHRAGAADGGTTR; encoded by the coding sequence ATGCCATCGCCCGATCTTTCTGAAGCGACCAGACGCATCGCCGCCCAGCGCCGCCGAGTGGCCCTGTTGCTCACCACGGCCATGGTGGTCGTCTACTTCGGCTTCATCCTGCTCGTGGCGTTCGATCCGGCGCTCCTCGGACGACTGCTGACCGACGGTCTGTCGCTGGGCATCCTGCTCGGCGCGCTCGTGATCGTGACGGCCTGGTTGCTGACCTGGGTGTACGTGTCCTGGGCCAACCGGGTGTACGACCCGGCCCTGCACGCCCTTCGGGAGCAGCATCGGGAGCAGGATCGCACGCAGCATCGCGCGGGCGCTGCGGATGGAGGCACGACGCGATGA
- a CDS encoding sodium/solute symporter (Members of the Solute:Sodium Symporter (SSS), TC 2.A.21 as described in tcdb.org, catalyze solute:Na+ symport. Known solutes for members of the family include sugars, amino acids, nucleosides, inositols, vitamins, urea or anions, depending on the system.) produces the protein MRTFSAALLQAAAANAGASATPRFGTPDPVAIAFFGIFIAITLGITWWAARRTRTAEHFYAAGRSVTAGQNGFALAGDYMSAASFLGIAGLVSTSGFDGLIYSTGWLVGWPIVLFLIAEPLRNLGRYTFADVVAARLDPVPVRISAAYGTLATIAFYLIAQMVGAGSLIRLLFGIPYETAVIIVGLAMMAYVLFGGMLATTWVQIVKAVLLLGGAALLATLVLARFDFDPRALFAAAAAQHGERVLSPGSLVSNPFDAVSLGLALMFGTAGLPHILMRFYTVPDAGAARRSVFIATGLIGLFYLMTFVLGFGAMVLVTPEVIKSIDAGGNMAAPMLAELLGGRAFLGFIAAVAFATILAVVAGLALSGAAAISHDLWSSVIRRGHPRPGEELRVARLATIVLALVAIALGVAFKGQNVAFMVGLAFAIAASANFPALVLSVFWRRTSTAGATASMVVGTTATLVLIVLSPAVQVDLLHKSAAIFPLKNPALVTIPLAFLTGIVVSLLTPDRSSMERHAALETRMLLGEQP, from the coding sequence ATGAGGACATTTTCTGCGGCACTCCTCCAGGCGGCAGCGGCAAATGCGGGCGCATCGGCGACTCCGCGGTTCGGCACACCGGATCCGGTCGCGATCGCGTTTTTCGGCATCTTCATCGCCATCACGCTGGGCATCACCTGGTGGGCCGCGCGCCGGACCCGCACGGCCGAACACTTCTATGCCGCGGGCCGTTCGGTGACCGCGGGACAGAACGGCTTCGCGCTCGCCGGTGACTACATGAGCGCAGCGTCCTTTCTGGGCATTGCCGGCCTGGTGTCCACGAGTGGATTCGATGGACTGATCTACTCCACGGGCTGGCTGGTGGGATGGCCCATCGTGCTCTTCCTCATCGCCGAACCGCTGCGGAATCTCGGACGTTACACGTTTGCGGACGTGGTGGCGGCCCGTCTCGATCCCGTGCCGGTCCGCATCAGCGCCGCGTACGGGACGCTGGCCACGATCGCGTTCTATCTCATCGCGCAGATGGTGGGCGCGGGCAGTCTCATTCGTCTGCTGTTCGGCATTCCGTACGAAACCGCCGTGATCATCGTCGGACTGGCGATGATGGCCTACGTGCTCTTCGGCGGCATGCTCGCCACGACATGGGTGCAGATCGTCAAAGCCGTGCTGCTGCTCGGTGGGGCCGCCCTGCTGGCCACACTGGTGCTGGCGCGTTTCGATTTCGATCCGCGCGCATTGTTTGCGGCGGCCGCGGCACAGCATGGGGAACGTGTACTGTCACCGGGTTCGCTCGTCTCCAATCCGTTCGACGCGGTATCGCTCGGGCTGGCGTTGATGTTCGGTACGGCAGGACTGCCACACATCCTCATGCGCTTCTACACCGTGCCCGATGCGGGCGCGGCGCGCCGCTCGGTGTTCATCGCCACGGGACTCATCGGGTTGTTCTACCTGATGACGTTCGTGCTGGGGTTCGGCGCGATGGTGCTGGTGACACCTGAGGTGATCAAGTCCATCGACGCCGGCGGCAACATGGCGGCGCCGATGCTGGCCGAGTTGCTGGGCGGGCGGGCGTTCCTGGGCTTCATCGCCGCGGTGGCTTTCGCCACGATTCTGGCGGTCGTGGCGGGGCTCGCGCTGTCGGGAGCCGCCGCCATCTCACACGATCTCTGGTCGAGTGTCATACGACGCGGGCATCCGCGTCCGGGCGAAGAACTCCGGGTGGCGCGCCTCGCCACGATCGTACTGGCGCTCGTGGCCATCGCCCTCGGTGTGGCCTTCAAAGGCCAGAACGTGGCCTTCATGGTGGGCCTGGCATTCGCCATTGCGGCGAGCGCGAACTTCCCCGCGCTCGTGTTGAGTGTGTTCTGGCGACGCACGAGCACGGCCGGCGCGACGGCCAGCATGGTCGTCGGCACGACGGCCACACTGGTGCTGATCGTGCTGTCACCCGCCGTGCAGGTGGACCTGCTGCACAAGAGTGCCGCCATCTTCCCGCTCAAGAACCCGGCCTTGGTGACCATCCCTCTGGCGTTTCTCACCGGGATCGTGGTGTCACTGCTCACGCCCGACCGCTCGTCGATGGAGCGCCATGCCGCCCTGGAAACGCGGATGCTGCTGGGTGAGCAGCCGTAG
- a CDS encoding serine/threonine-protein kinase: protein MTPISPSHDYTPTACPPPHLASWTLPPGWSWGDEGVQREYRHYQEVVDALGRSLSLVSALDPEHGDWLRNEARALAHRNHPSIPTTYHYWASYAESRRGPGYLRRWISGETVYSRVSRLGTEAIPFALQVLREAASTLAYLHDTAAAHGAVSPSTIWLTPGGRLWLLGWEWVLPRDQRPAGLIPDAALTPWAPEWEPGVWRPTALSDQWQLAAMMFMMLTGETAPEHDVPPIALLRPDCPQALATVLERALMPDPAQRYPSIATMLRELDRHVSVRPVIIEPEDDELPKELDSPEARLRWVTADDYEILSPLGQGMFGSVWRARDLSLSREVAIKVLHPHIARDDVAVARFRREARLAAQLAHAAIVPIYESDSRGGVVWYTMELAEGGSVADLVSRRGPRSFEEIAPQVDEVLEALHAAHTSGIIHRDLKPENILIDRYRRWRIGDFGIAYALGDEKVGTSGTPSFAAPEQLLGEAQGPATDCYALASIVYFVLTGRPPFGDGPAATVLARQLSDGMSDQLREEGFPDELAAWLARGLAQRVEDRFEDAEEMRAAWRQVVRSIRRAEDQRPWWRRLLEGIGDDEEREPVQDW, encoded by the coding sequence ATGACCCCGATTTCTCCGAGTCACGACTACACGCCCACGGCGTGTCCGCCGCCGCATCTGGCGTCGTGGACATTGCCGCCGGGATGGTCGTGGGGAGACGAAGGGGTGCAGCGTGAGTACCGCCACTACCAGGAAGTGGTCGACGCGCTGGGGCGCTCGCTCTCACTGGTCAGCGCACTCGATCCTGAGCATGGGGACTGGCTCCGGAACGAAGCCCGTGCGCTGGCGCATCGCAATCATCCGTCGATCCCGACGACGTATCACTACTGGGCCTCGTACGCCGAGAGTCGCCGGGGCCCCGGATACCTGCGGCGCTGGATCAGTGGTGAAACCGTGTATTCGCGCGTCTCGCGTCTGGGCACGGAAGCCATTCCGTTCGCCCTGCAGGTGCTGCGTGAAGCGGCCAGCACGCTCGCCTATCTGCACGACACCGCGGCGGCACATGGCGCGGTGTCTCCCAGTACGATCTGGCTCACGCCGGGCGGCCGGCTGTGGCTGCTCGGATGGGAGTGGGTACTGCCGCGCGATCAGCGTCCCGCCGGACTCATTCCCGATGCCGCCCTCACTCCGTGGGCGCCGGAGTGGGAGCCGGGCGTCTGGCGGCCGACCGCGCTGTCCGATCAATGGCAGCTCGCGGCGATGATGTTCATGATGCTCACGGGAGAGACGGCGCCCGAACACGATGTGCCGCCGATCGCGCTGCTGCGTCCCGACTGTCCGCAGGCGCTCGCCACGGTGCTCGAGCGCGCACTGATGCCCGATCCGGCGCAGCGGTATCCCAGCATTGCGACCATGCTGCGGGAACTCGATCGTCATGTGTCGGTACGGCCGGTCATCATCGAACCGGAAGACGACGAACTGCCGAAGGAACTCGATTCACCCGAGGCCCGACTGCGGTGGGTGACGGCGGACGACTACGAAATTCTCTCGCCGCTGGGGCAGGGCATGTTCGGCAGTGTCTGGCGCGCGCGCGATCTGTCGTTGTCGCGGGAAGTGGCCATCAAGGTGCTGCATCCGCACATCGCCCGGGACGATGTGGCCGTGGCCCGCTTCCGTCGCGAAGCCCGGCTCGCCGCGCAACTGGCCCATGCGGCCATCGTGCCGATCTACGAGAGCGACAGCCGTGGCGGTGTGGTGTGGTACACCATGGAACTCGCCGAAGGTGGCTCGGTGGCCGATCTCGTGTCCCGGCGCGGTCCCCGTTCGTTCGAGGAGATCGCGCCGCAGGTGGATGAAGTGCTCGAGGCGCTGCATGCCGCGCACACCAGCGGCATCATCCATCGCGATCTCAAACCCGAAAACATTCTCATCGATCGCTACCGTCGCTGGCGCATTGGCGACTTCGGCATTGCCTACGCACTGGGCGACGAGAAAGTGGGCACATCAGGCACGCCGTCGTTTGCCGCGCCGGAACAACTGCTGGGGGAAGCGCAGGGACCGGCCACCGATTGTTACGCGCTGGCCAGCATCGTGTACTTCGTGCTCACGGGTCGGCCGCCGTTCGGGGATGGTCCCGCGGCGACCGTGCTGGCGCGGCAGTTGTCGGACGGTATGTCCGATCAGTTGCGTGAGGAAGGATTTCCCGACGAACTGGCGGCGTGGCTCGCGCGCGGACTCGCGCAGCGGGTGGAGGATCGGTTCGAGGACGCCGAGGAGATGCGCGCGGCGTGGCGGCAGGTGGTGCGCAGTATCCGCCGGGCGGAGGATCAACGGCCGTGGTGGCGACGCCTGCTGGAAGGGATCGGCGACGACGAGGAGCGGGAGCCCGTGCAGGACTGGTAG
- a CDS encoding threonine/serine exporter family protein, whose protein sequence is MTDGTASLDLPLFEKEPTKERAAAASHFILELARALHQHGTPAHRLEAALSAAARQLGLQTNFFTTPTSIMMGVGSVDAQQVHLLRVEPGETNLGHLATLGEITRQVVDREISPREGLVRINALDREPPIYAAWLQPVAFVLSSAAVACFLKVRTGDVLVAALLGLLTALVATVLGRRESTRHVTEPTAAFVVTTVAFALDALLRTSSGYLTSLAGLVIMLPGLTFTVALTELSTRHLSSGTARLSGALVTFLGLGFGIALGVKTGSALGRDLSHWLPMLADISSRAPLPAWSEWLALLVAPLAFMVLLKAQPRDAAPIVIACAAAYLTSKFAGARMGEELGAFLGAMVVSAGSNLFARMKHRVAMVTQVPGLLILVPGSIGLRSVTSLLGQEVETGIATAFRLAIIGISLAAGLLAGNVVTRAANRVRI, encoded by the coding sequence ATGACCGACGGGACCGCCAGCCTGGATCTGCCACTCTTCGAGAAGGAGCCCACCAAGGAGCGGGCCGCAGCCGCGAGTCACTTCATCCTGGAACTCGCGCGCGCCCTGCATCAACATGGAACGCCCGCCCATCGCCTCGAGGCGGCGCTCTCCGCGGCGGCCAGGCAACTGGGCCTGCAGACGAACTTCTTCACCACCCCCACCAGCATCATGATGGGCGTGGGCTCGGTCGACGCCCAACAGGTCCATCTACTGCGGGTCGAACCCGGCGAGACGAATCTCGGACATCTCGCCACCCTCGGCGAGATCACCCGGCAGGTCGTCGACCGGGAGATCTCACCGCGCGAGGGGCTGGTGCGCATCAACGCGCTCGACCGCGAACCGCCGATCTACGCGGCATGGTTGCAACCCGTGGCGTTCGTGCTGTCGTCGGCCGCCGTGGCGTGTTTCCTGAAAGTGCGAACCGGCGATGTGCTGGTGGCAGCCCTCCTGGGGCTGCTCACCGCCCTGGTGGCCACCGTCCTGGGCCGACGGGAGAGCACGCGCCATGTGACCGAGCCGACCGCCGCGTTCGTGGTGACCACCGTCGCCTTCGCGCTGGATGCACTCCTGCGCACCAGTTCGGGCTATCTCACATCGCTCGCCGGCCTCGTGATCATGCTGCCCGGCCTCACGTTCACGGTGGCACTCACGGAACTGTCCACGCGTCACCTGTCTTCGGGCACCGCGAGATTGAGTGGCGCCCTCGTGACATTTCTGGGGCTGGGCTTCGGCATCGCGCTGGGTGTCAAGACCGGGTCGGCACTGGGGCGCGACCTGAGCCACTGGCTGCCGATGCTCGCCGACATTTCATCGCGCGCGCCGCTGCCAGCGTGGAGCGAGTGGCTCGCGCTGCTCGTTGCCCCGCTGGCGTTCATGGTGCTGCTCAAGGCTCAGCCCCGCGATGCCGCGCCCATCGTCATCGCCTGTGCAGCGGCCTATCTCACGTCCAAGTTCGCCGGCGCCCGCATGGGCGAGGAACTCGGCGCCTTTCTCGGCGCGATGGTCGTCAGCGCGGGCAGCAATCTCTTCGCGCGCATGAAACACCGCGTGGCGATGGTGACGCAGGTGCCGGGACTGCTCATTCTCGTTCCGGGGTCCATCGGCCTGCGATCGGTGACCTCGCTGCTGGGCCAGGAAGTGGAGACCGGCATTGCCACGGCGTTCCGTCTGGCGATCATCGGCATCTCGCTCGCCGCCGGGTTGCTGGCGGGCAACGTGGTCACACGGGCGGCCAATCGCGTGCGCATCTGA
- a CDS encoding 4'-phosphopantetheinyl transferase superfamily protein, with protein MRHTDRAPSPSLQLARAPLLTHLGGSVLRSEPVKDALRGDTGIQALVEAGRLHADEAALARALPESRRGTFVAGRLALRDALREVMGESGNDGPRSTADLSILRNDRGAPALPHTVSGSITHKASLALAVMAPRPAGPNDRLQFVGVDLEHRPTPADLGRPSIARRILTARELQSLQDRREDALVEREAVLVHFAIKEAVYKAIDPFVHRYVRFTEVELALRETGATSGAMSVTLLLPELAGTDIEVRAQWHLDDDWIVATAFSTRSPADGSG; from the coding sequence ATGCGCCACACCGATCGTGCTCCGTCTCCGTCGCTGCAACTGGCACGCGCGCCGCTCCTGACGCATCTGGGCGGCAGTGTACTGCGCAGCGAACCCGTGAAGGATGCCCTGCGCGGAGACACCGGAATCCAGGCGCTGGTGGAGGCCGGGCGACTCCACGCCGATGAAGCCGCCCTGGCCCGGGCACTGCCGGAGAGCCGACGGGGCACCTTCGTGGCCGGACGCCTCGCGCTGCGTGATGCGCTGCGTGAGGTAATGGGAGAAAGTGGGAATGACGGGCCCCGCAGCACGGCGGATCTCTCCATTCTGCGCAACGACCGAGGCGCGCCGGCTCTGCCCCACACGGTATCGGGTTCGATCACCCACAAGGCATCGCTGGCACTGGCCGTGATGGCGCCGAGGCCGGCGGGGCCCAATGACCGGTTGCAATTCGTGGGAGTGGATCTCGAACATCGCCCCACACCAGCCGATCTCGGGCGTCCCAGCATTGCCCGACGCATCCTCACGGCGCGGGAACTCCAGTCGCTGCAGGATCGCCGGGAAGACGCCCTGGTGGAACGGGAGGCCGTCCTGGTGCACTTCGCGATCAAGGAGGCCGTCTACAAGGCCATCGATCCGTTCGTGCACCGCTACGTGCGTTTCACCGAGGTCGAACTCGCACTCCGCGAGACGGGCGCCACATCCGGCGCCATGTCCGTGACGCTGCTCCTCCCCGAACTCGCCGGCACCGACATCGAGGTGCGCGCGCAGTGGCATCTGGATGACGACTGGATCGTCGCCACGGCTTTCAGCACGCGCTCCCCGGCAGACGGATCGGGCTGA
- a CDS encoding GGDEF domain-containing protein — translation MLDRIVLRATFWGTLSLISAAILFGSVESLTVPSFVSTAPFLGALSLLMAIGGWHLLHRELLHRMQDDVALRDRMRRLQEAMHGNMDGMFLLRAIRDTDGELTDFEITDVNGSGSVLLYGGRRELVGRRLRRDLPAPLGASLFERYADALVMHTPLIEETRVNRRLVAASWLLHQAIPTSDGLAVTLRDISAQKREERRLRRASLVDDLTRLYNRRGFMALAEQQLRIARRQGKDAVVMYADMDDFKQINDTHGHAVGDRVLAAVGRLLQDTVRDCDVVGRLGGDEFTVLALDADGAGARAIQRRVDERLSVLNASGAFPVPVGLTVGFTRVRPTDTAGISELLARADQLLYQRKRRRRLTRMSGETAPAMPANVPTRVPASVAAVARATVLSLPVASSGSPSTFTPGAQTPHVA, via the coding sequence ATGCTCGACCGCATCGTCCTGCGGGCCACGTTCTGGGGAACGCTCTCCCTGATCTCCGCCGCCATCCTCTTCGGGTCCGTCGAATCCCTGACGGTTCCCAGCTTCGTCAGCACGGCACCATTTCTTGGCGCGCTGTCGTTGCTGATGGCCATCGGAGGGTGGCATCTGCTGCATCGGGAACTGCTGCATCGCATGCAGGACGACGTGGCGCTGCGCGATCGCATGCGTCGCCTGCAGGAAGCCATGCACGGCAACATGGACGGCATGTTCCTGCTGCGGGCGATACGCGATACCGATGGCGAGTTGACCGACTTCGAAATCACCGATGTCAATGGCAGTGGGTCCGTCCTGCTGTATGGTGGTCGCCGCGAACTGGTCGGCCGGCGTCTGCGCCGTGACCTCCCTGCACCGCTCGGGGCTTCCCTCTTCGAGCGATACGCCGACGCCCTCGTGATGCACACGCCGCTCATCGAAGAGACCCGGGTGAACCGTCGACTGGTGGCGGCCAGTTGGCTGCTGCATCAGGCCATTCCCACATCGGATGGTCTGGCCGTCACTTTGCGTGACATCTCGGCGCAGAAGCGCGAGGAACGTCGGTTGCGGCGCGCCTCCCTCGTGGACGATCTCACGCGTCTGTACAACCGGCGCGGGTTCATGGCGCTCGCGGAACAGCAACTGCGTATCGCGCGACGTCAGGGCAAGGACGCGGTCGTGATGTACGCGGACATGGATGATTTCAAGCAGATCAACGATACCCATGGGCACGCGGTGGGCGATCGGGTGCTGGCCGCCGTGGGCAGACTGCTGCAGGACACCGTGCGTGACTGCGATGTCGTGGGACGACTGGGCGGTGATGAATTCACCGTGCTGGCGCTCGATGCGGATGGCGCGGGCGCGCGGGCCATTCAGCGACGTGTGGACGAGCGGCTGTCCGTTCTCAATGCCTCGGGTGCGTTTCCGGTTCCCGTCGGACTCACGGTGGGCTTCACGCGTGTTCGCCCGACGGATACCGCCGGGATTTCCGAACTGCTCGCCCGGGCCGATCAGTTGCTGTATCAGCGCAAGCGTCGGCGTCGTCTCACGAGGATGAGTGGTGAGACCGCACCCGCCATGCCGGCCAACGTGCCGACGCGTGTGCCGGCCAGCGTGGCCGCCGTGGCCCGCGCCACGGTGCTGTCCTTGCCGGTGGCTTCGTCGGGAAGCCCGTCCACGTTCACACCCGGTGCGCAAACGCCCCACGTGGCGTGA
- a CDS encoding D-aminoacylase, with protein sequence MPARTLLVAFVALPLATSVALRTSPVDGEDLRVRPSAVHAQPADSFDLLIVGGSVIDGTGSAARVLDVGVRGDRIVALGASLPRARAKRIVEARGRVVSPGFIDLHAHLEPLLQLPLMESALRQGVTLALGGPDGGSPLPLGPYLDSVTSVKPGINVAYLVGHNDIRRRVMGMEARAPRADELTRMRQLVAAAMGQGAFGLSTGLLYLPGTYSNIDEVVALAQAASDSGGIYTSHLRKEGIGLLDGVGEALEIGRRAKIPVVLTHHKAVGQQMWGKSVITLAMVDSARKAGTDVMIDQYPYTATHTGIGVLVPSWAMAGGNAEFRKRLAVPALRDSILRGIVDNILNDRGGGDLARVQFSRVTWDRSLEGKTLKDWALREKREPTPEQGAQLVLEAMLKGGGNAIYHVLDEQDVRRIMVHPQTMIASDGRLSQPGDGHPHPRAYGTFPRVLGEYVRTQRLLSLETAVHKMTQMPAQRLGLNDRGVLRVGAYADVVVFDAATVKDQSTFTEPHQYPVGIETVIVNGTVSVQDGKPTGVRAGRVVRHGSSR encoded by the coding sequence ATGCCGGCGCGCACGCTGCTCGTCGCCTTCGTGGCGCTTCCGCTGGCGACGTCCGTCGCCCTGCGGACATCACCGGTCGACGGGGAGGACCTGCGGGTTCGTCCGTCGGCGGTGCATGCCCAGCCCGCGGATTCGTTCGATCTGCTCATCGTGGGCGGGTCGGTCATCGATGGCACGGGCAGCGCGGCGCGGGTGTTGGACGTGGGCGTGCGCGGAGACCGGATCGTGGCGCTGGGGGCCTCGCTGCCACGCGCGCGGGCGAAACGGATCGTCGAAGCGCGGGGCCGGGTGGTCTCACCCGGCTTCATCGATCTTCATGCGCATCTCGAACCGCTGCTGCAACTGCCGCTCATGGAGAGTGCGCTTCGGCAGGGCGTGACACTTGCGCTGGGCGGTCCGGATGGCGGCTCGCCATTGCCGCTCGGTCCGTATCTCGATTCGGTGACGAGCGTGAAGCCGGGCATCAATGTGGCCTATCTGGTGGGCCACAACGACATTCGCCGCCGGGTCATGGGCATGGAGGCCCGAGCGCCGCGCGCCGACGAACTCACGCGCATGCGGCAGCTGGTGGCGGCGGCGATGGGGCAGGGCGCATTCGGTCTGAGCACCGGGCTGCTCTATCTGCCCGGCACCTACTCCAACATCGACGAAGTGGTCGCGCTGGCGCAGGCCGCGAGCGACAGCGGCGGCATCTACACCTCGCATCTGCGCAAGGAAGGCATCGGCCTGCTCGATGGCGTGGGGGAAGCGCTGGAAATCGGACGGCGCGCGAAGATCCCCGTGGTGCTCACGCATCACAAGGCGGTGGGTCAGCAGATGTGGGGCAAGAGCGTGATCACGCTGGCGATGGTCGACAGCGCGCGCAAAGCCGGCACCGATGTGATGATCGATCAGTATCCCTACACGGCCACCCACACCGGCATCGGCGTGCTGGTGCCGAGTTGGGCGATGGCCGGCGGTAACGCCGAGTTCCGCAAGCGCCTCGCGGTGCCCGCGCTCAGGGACAGCATTCTGCGCGGTATCGTCGACAACATTCTCAATGACCGTGGCGGCGGCGATCTCGCGCGGGTGCAGTTCTCCCGCGTGACCTGGGATCGTTCGCTGGAAGGCAAGACACTCAAGGACTGGGCGTTGCGCGAAAAACGTGAGCCCACGCCCGAGCAGGGCGCGCAACTGGTGCTCGAAGCCATGCTGAAGGGCGGCGGCAACGCGATCTACCATGTGCTCGACGAGCAGGACGTGCGCCGCATCATGGTGCATCCGCAGACCATGATTGCCAGCGACGGACGTCTTTCGCAGCCGGGCGACGGACATCCGCATCCCCGCGCCTACGGTACGTTCCCGCGGGTGCTTGGCGAGTACGTGCGCACACAGCGGTTGCTGTCACTCGAGACCGCGGTGCACAAGATGACGCAGATGCCCGCGCAGCGGCTCGGCCTGAACGATCGTGGCGTGCTGCGGGTGGGTGCGTATGCCGATGTGGTGGTGTTCGACGCCGCGACGGTGAAGGACCAGTCGACCTTCACGGAGCCGCACCAGTATCCCGTGGGCATCGAGACGGTCATCGTGAACGGCACGGTGTCGGTGCAGGACGGTAAACCCACCGGCGTGCGGGCGGGGCGGGTGGTGCGGCACGGTAGTTCGCGGTGA
- a CDS encoding FKBP-type peptidyl-prolyl cis-trans isomerase has protein sequence MLLAAGCNSDSTPDIPSNPAVEVYASSLGVNIAQMTKKNDNLYYQDLTVGTGSEAIAGRSIDVRYTGWLINGTRFDSNVGGALLTFTLGTGWVISGWDQGLVGMKAGGKRKLVIGSSLGYGRAGSGAIPPNSTLVFDVELIAVR, from the coding sequence ATGCTCCTCGCTGCCGGTTGCAACTCCGATTCGACACCGGACATTCCTTCCAATCCGGCGGTCGAAGTCTACGCCTCGTCACTCGGGGTCAACATCGCCCAGATGACGAAGAAGAATGACAACCTGTACTACCAGGACCTGACCGTGGGCACCGGATCGGAAGCGATCGCGGGTCGTTCCATCGATGTGCGCTACACTGGCTGGTTGATCAATGGCACGCGATTCGACTCCAACGTGGGTGGCGCGTTGCTCACCTTCACGCTGGGCACCGGCTGGGTCATCAGTGGCTGGGATCAGGGGCTCGTGGGCATGAAGGCCGGTGGCAAGCGCAAACTCGTGATCGGCTCGTCGCTCGGCTACGGTCGCGCCGGGTCGGGCGCGATCCCACCCAATTCCACGCTCGTCTTCGACGTGGAACTGATCGCGGTGCGTTGA
- a CDS encoding vitamin K epoxide reductase family protein, whose amino-acid sequence MSIRKFIAVAALMNAMVALYLHLWKLGLTGSLACSGAGGCAYVQGSRYGWFLGVDVALIGTVGYLLIFLVAVVGSLAQFEDARWPNQLLQLLVWPAVLFTLRLKYGEFIVLKGFCPWCAVSAVTITLFAILVIRDARRVRRLAAET is encoded by the coding sequence GTGAGCATTCGCAAGTTCATCGCCGTCGCTGCCCTCATGAATGCGATGGTGGCGCTGTATCTGCATCTCTGGAAGCTCGGACTCACCGGGTCACTCGCCTGCTCGGGCGCCGGTGGATGTGCGTATGTGCAGGGCAGCCGCTATGGATGGTTCCTGGGTGTGGATGTCGCGCTCATCGGAACGGTGGGGTATCTGCTGATCTTCCTCGTGGCGGTCGTGGGATCACTCGCCCAGTTCGAGGACGCCCGCTGGCCCAATCAGTTGTTGCAACTGCTCGTCTGGCCGGCGGTGCTCTTCACGCTCCGGCTCAAGTACGGCGAATTCATCGTGCTGAAGGGCTTCTGCCCCTGGTGCGCCGTGTCGGCGGTGACGATCACCCTGTTCGCCATTCTGGTGATTCGTGATGCCCGCCGCGTGCGGCGTCTCGCTGCGGAAACGTGA